One stretch of Nocardia mangyaensis DNA includes these proteins:
- a CDS encoding M20 family metallopeptidase: MNLDVTAVCSALIGIDTQNPPGNEAILGAYVAELLTAHGFDIEWIGQDPLRANLIATLCRGPGPRVILQAHADTKPATAVGGTNLWNTDPFAAAIDGDRLYGVGACDTKGAMAVFLCAATTLAARSDWSGTLIVQCVADEEDGSVWGAQLLAEHGLLTADAAIVGEPTGCRPSLAQLGLAWAEVTITGRTTHAGTPLQGADAFRAATSYIDALDELVAKLPTDPDFPGHPRVNVGYMQIPGHPGTVAGECVLRADIRVLPSQDRDHIAELYRTAAASLSSDKVRIAVAAYQGGGCHSHFIGTDTDLARAFAHAQRETGQQVATEQFLGGSDARFFGPAGTPAVVFGPGSLRHAHSPNEFVPIAELVLATGQVGVVLEQIFQISSLPPM; encoded by the coding sequence GTGAACCTCGACGTCACCGCCGTGTGCAGTGCGCTGATCGGCATCGACACCCAAAACCCGCCCGGCAACGAAGCCATCCTCGGTGCCTACGTCGCAGAACTGCTCACCGCACACGGATTCGACATCGAGTGGATCGGACAAGATCCACTGCGGGCCAACCTGATCGCCACACTCTGCCGCGGGCCAGGCCCGCGCGTCATCCTGCAAGCACACGCCGACACCAAACCCGCCACCGCAGTCGGCGGCACCAACCTGTGGAATACAGATCCCTTCGCTGCCGCCATCGATGGAGACCGCCTCTACGGAGTCGGCGCCTGCGACACCAAAGGCGCGATGGCGGTGTTCCTTTGCGCGGCAACTACTCTCGCCGCGCGCTCTGACTGGTCCGGCACATTGATCGTGCAGTGCGTCGCTGACGAAGAAGACGGGAGCGTCTGGGGTGCACAGCTACTGGCCGAGCACGGCCTACTCACCGCCGACGCCGCAATCGTCGGCGAGCCGACCGGATGCAGACCCTCGCTGGCGCAACTCGGGCTCGCGTGGGCCGAAGTCACCATCACCGGGCGGACGACCCATGCCGGCACCCCCCTACAAGGCGCGGACGCATTCCGCGCCGCGACCAGCTACATCGACGCCCTCGACGAACTAGTGGCGAAACTGCCGACCGACCCCGACTTTCCGGGCCATCCCCGCGTCAACGTCGGCTATATGCAGATCCCAGGTCACCCCGGCACTGTCGCTGGCGAATGCGTCCTGCGTGCCGACATCAGGGTGCTGCCCAGCCAAGATCGCGATCACATCGCCGAGCTCTACCGCACGGCGGCAGCCAGCTTGAGCAGCGACAAAGTACGCATTGCTGTCGCTGCCTACCAAGGAGGAGGCTGTCACTCCCATTTCATCGGTACCGACACCGACCTGGCACGCGCGTTTGCGCACGCACAGCGGGAGACCGGCCAGCAAGTCGCCACCGAGCAGTTTCTGGGTGGTTCAGACGCCCGATTCTTCGGCCCCGCAGGTACTCCGGCTGTCGTATTCGGACCCGGAAGCCTGCGCCACGCCCACTCACCGAATGAGTTCGTTCCGATCGCCGAACTCGTCCTCGCAACCGGGCAAGTGGGCGTGGTGCTAGAGCAGATTTTTCAGATCAGTTCCCTGCCACCCATGTAG
- a CDS encoding FAD-binding oxidoreductase: MSWADRSALAALREHAVSIVGPDRVATDATHRLLHGYDASMEVGSADLVAAPSNRDQLAALVAAAYQHGVAFVPRGAGTGYSGGALPANGGMVILTRDLNRILDEDFDVGWIRCEPGVTLARIHERAAAAGWRYVPDPSSHQVCTIGGNIAENAGGPHALGGGSTANHVISVELIGPDGSVAILDEHDVYDGNLDLVALVVGSEATLGVVAAVTLRLLPASPSQHAVIARFDDPQAAVAAVMNVFDAGMLPSAMDMLTGAYIPGRPDHTDPSLLFVHLQGQPEEVDTGLQILQTCIEATGGDYSQFRAAEYLGRRAELVKGKVRRMVADSGHPRYYLFDATAPRSRLPELMNAITEAADHFGLPVLNTFHAGDGNVHPTPFFTPGPGMDEVLAAFSTRILRDCAALGGALSGEHGIGSEKRDLMTEFYTPAALEAMHTIKAVFDPRGLSNPGKLLPPRPPDDHHPQTVTDVLPLHPGQVHRIDAYLDIGPHTTFADAEKLLANSPYELTYEPLGGRPDEPILAAIDTARPGLREPHPFRARDLIIAAELDGELFGGAVTKDVAGYPLRALAFGNRGRARLTGARLRLLPAVTDACSVVVPTRSVTDALAVLTRLRAAALPFAHLGILVGTDGVVQLVGRLEVRGHTVARAVATMSELAPTMQAKTEPIWADPPMFAFAGADITGRRIHRWADLDHALRTDSTTPQYLSIGQRRLWTTAPSTATTTPMGRALSEALHTPCGRP; encoded by the coding sequence ATGAGCTGGGCCGATCGCAGCGCCCTTGCAGCACTGCGCGAGCACGCCGTGTCCATCGTGGGCCCCGACCGGGTAGCAACCGACGCCACACACCGCCTGCTCCACGGATACGACGCATCCATGGAGGTCGGATCCGCCGATCTCGTTGCCGCCCCGTCGAATCGCGATCAGCTCGCCGCCCTCGTCGCCGCCGCGTACCAGCACGGCGTGGCGTTCGTGCCACGAGGAGCGGGTACCGGTTACAGCGGCGGGGCGTTGCCCGCGAACGGCGGGATGGTGATCTTGACACGCGACCTCAACCGCATCCTCGACGAGGACTTCGACGTTGGGTGGATTCGGTGCGAACCAGGCGTCACCCTGGCCCGCATCCACGAACGCGCCGCAGCGGCGGGCTGGCGGTACGTGCCCGATCCGTCCTCGCATCAGGTGTGCACGATCGGAGGCAACATCGCCGAAAACGCTGGTGGCCCACACGCACTCGGAGGTGGATCGACAGCCAACCACGTCATCAGCGTCGAACTGATCGGTCCCGACGGCAGCGTCGCGATCCTCGACGAGCACGACGTCTATGACGGCAACCTCGATCTCGTCGCGCTGGTCGTCGGCTCCGAAGCCACCCTCGGTGTGGTCGCAGCAGTCACACTGCGACTGCTGCCTGCTTCGCCGAGCCAGCACGCGGTGATCGCACGCTTCGACGACCCGCAGGCCGCAGTCGCCGCGGTGATGAACGTATTCGACGCCGGGATGCTGCCCTCGGCGATGGACATGCTCACCGGCGCCTACATCCCCGGCCGCCCCGATCACACGGACCCGTCCTTGCTGTTCGTGCACCTTCAAGGCCAACCCGAGGAGGTCGACACCGGACTACAAATCCTGCAGACCTGCATCGAAGCCACCGGCGGCGACTACAGCCAATTCCGAGCGGCCGAATACCTTGGCCGCCGAGCCGAACTCGTCAAAGGCAAAGTTCGACGGATGGTCGCAGACAGTGGACATCCTCGCTACTACCTGTTCGACGCCACCGCACCCCGCTCACGACTACCCGAACTCATGAACGCGATCACCGAGGCCGCCGACCACTTCGGGCTGCCGGTCCTCAACACATTCCACGCCGGAGACGGAAACGTCCATCCCACACCCTTTTTCACGCCCGGACCCGGAATGGACGAAGTGCTCGCCGCGTTCTCTACCCGGATCCTGCGCGACTGCGCAGCCTTGGGCGGGGCTCTGTCGGGCGAACACGGCATCGGGTCGGAAAAACGGGACCTGATGACCGAGTTCTACACCCCCGCAGCCCTCGAGGCGATGCACACGATCAAGGCGGTGTTCGACCCGCGCGGGCTGTCCAACCCCGGAAAGCTACTCCCACCACGCCCACCCGACGACCACCACCCACAGACGGTAACCGATGTGCTCCCGCTGCACCCCGGACAGGTCCACCGCATCGACGCCTACCTCGATATCGGGCCACACACCACTTTCGCCGACGCGGAGAAACTGCTGGCGAACAGCCCTTACGAGCTGACCTACGAACCTCTCGGCGGCCGTCCAGACGAGCCGATCCTGGCCGCGATCGACACCGCGCGGCCAGGACTCCGCGAACCGCACCCCTTCCGAGCCCGCGACCTCATCATCGCCGCCGAACTCGACGGCGAACTCTTCGGCGGCGCGGTCACCAAGGACGTTGCCGGATATCCCTTGCGTGCATTGGCTTTCGGCAACCGAGGCAGAGCGAGGTTAACCGGCGCGCGGTTACGACTCTTACCCGCTGTCACCGATGCCTGCAGCGTCGTCGTGCCAACGAGGTCGGTCACCGACGCGTTAGCGGTATTGACCCGGCTACGCGCTGCAGCGCTGCCGTTCGCACACCTGGGGATCCTCGTCGGCACCGATGGCGTGGTCCAACTCGTCGGGCGATTGGAAGTCCGCGGGCACACCGTCGCACGCGCGGTGGCAACAATGTCCGAGCTCGCCCCGACCATGCAGGCGAAAACCGAACCGATCTGGGCAGACCCACCCATGTTCGCCTTCGCGGGCGCCGACATCACCGGCCGACGCATCCACCGGTGGGCCGACCTAGACCACGCACTGCGCACCGACTCGACAACTCCGCAGTACCTGTCGATAGGGCAACGCCGTCTGTGGACGACCGCGCCGTCGACCGCCACAACAACACCCATGGGCCGCGCCCTCTCCGAAGCGCTCCACACCCCCTGTGGAAGACCATGA
- the serS gene encoding serine--tRNA ligase: protein MLDKRFVRENPDAVKEAASSKGVAVDVDALLSLDESGRSLQHDLDNAQARRNSISKEFGKADAAGKDQLRAESTKLGDEISKLKADLEVNLADQREILLRLPQIPWSGAPIGADESANTVVRTWGAPPEFDFEPRDHVDLAESRGWVEFARARKVAGERAYALRGDLMLLERAVHSYALDLLVRQDFVPISVPALVREQALVGTGMFPGHRAETYELPADDTFLAGTAEVALVGLHSDEILELRDLPLKYAGMSPCFRREAGSAGRDVRGLLRVHQFEKVEQFVICEADPEESARWHAALLASAETVLQELGLAYEVVECATGDMGLGKVRMNDINTWLPSLGQYRETHSCSTLGTWQGRRANLRYRDAEGKVQFAATLNNTAVATPRLLAALLENFQTADGKIAVPTVLQPYMGGRELI from the coding sequence ATGTTGGATAAGCGATTTGTCCGCGAGAACCCCGACGCGGTGAAGGAAGCCGCCAGTTCGAAGGGAGTCGCTGTCGATGTCGACGCACTCCTCTCTCTCGATGAGTCCGGGCGTTCCCTCCAGCATGATCTAGACAACGCCCAGGCCCGGCGCAACTCGATCTCCAAAGAGTTCGGCAAGGCCGACGCTGCAGGCAAAGACCAGCTCAGGGCGGAGAGCACCAAACTCGGCGACGAGATCTCGAAGCTCAAGGCCGACCTAGAGGTGAATCTGGCCGATCAGCGCGAGATCCTCCTGCGTCTGCCACAGATCCCTTGGTCGGGTGCGCCTATCGGTGCCGACGAATCAGCCAACACGGTCGTCCGGACTTGGGGCGCGCCACCTGAATTCGATTTCGAACCGCGTGATCATGTTGATCTGGCCGAGTCCCGGGGCTGGGTAGAGTTCGCGCGGGCGCGCAAGGTCGCTGGTGAGCGCGCCTATGCGCTGCGTGGTGATCTGATGCTGCTCGAGCGCGCGGTGCACTCCTACGCCCTGGATCTGCTCGTGCGGCAGGACTTCGTCCCGATCAGTGTTCCGGCTCTTGTTCGTGAGCAGGCACTTGTCGGGACGGGGATGTTCCCAGGCCATCGCGCCGAAACCTACGAGCTGCCAGCCGATGACACGTTCCTGGCTGGGACAGCGGAGGTGGCCTTGGTGGGCCTTCATTCCGACGAGATCCTCGAGTTGCGTGACCTTCCGTTGAAGTATGCGGGGATGTCGCCGTGCTTCCGCCGCGAAGCGGGTTCCGCGGGCCGCGACGTGCGAGGCCTGCTGCGGGTGCACCAGTTCGAGAAGGTCGAGCAGTTCGTGATCTGCGAGGCTGACCCCGAGGAATCGGCGCGCTGGCACGCAGCGCTGCTGGCGAGTGCCGAGACTGTTCTCCAGGAACTGGGGCTTGCTTATGAGGTCGTCGAGTGCGCGACCGGAGACATGGGTTTGGGCAAGGTCAGGATGAACGACATCAACACCTGGTTGCCGAGCCTTGGCCAATACCGCGAAACGCACTCGTGCTCGACTCTGGGGACCTGGCAGGGTCGCCGCGCGAATCTGCGCTACCGCGACGCCGAGGGCAAGGTGCAGTTCGCCGCCACGCTCAACAACACCGCCGTGGCCACGCCGCGACTGCTGGCGGCACTGTTGGAGAACTTCCAGACCGCCGACGGCAAGATTGCGGTGCCGACGGTCCTTCAGCCCTACATGGGTGGCAGGGAACTGATCTGA
- a CDS encoding 4Fe-4S dicluster domain-containing protein, producing MTDATWWKTIAQCTNCGLCLPSCPTWLETHDEGDSPRGRINLMANPTSTPDPVAATYLARCLECGDCHSVCPTGVPVADLRREHRHAHVDQENT from the coding sequence ATGACCGACGCCACCTGGTGGAAAACGATCGCCCAGTGCACCAACTGCGGACTCTGCCTTCCGAGCTGCCCCACCTGGCTCGAAACCCACGACGAGGGCGATTCCCCCCGCGGCCGTATAAACCTCATGGCCAACCCAACATCAACACCCGACCCTGTTGCAGCCACGTACCTGGCGCGATGCCTCGAATGCGGCGACTGCCACAGCGTGTGCCCGACCGGTGTTCCCGTCGCCGATCTGCGCCGTGAACACCGCCATGCCCACGTCGACCAGGAGAACACGTGA